A genomic window from Triticum urartu cultivar G1812 chromosome 7, Tu2.1, whole genome shotgun sequence includes:
- the LOC125520973 gene encoding uncharacterized protein LOC125520973, whose translation MAGTTTTGGGAGGAAQGGRRALGLLASVAKRKDGFVQLLLMSGILMMSLRSLSQKHRVRDLANDAAELSLEQEHISHRMRELQDELDREAGADPSGAFASHLRRIFAAHPPTPTPAATATATEDH comes from the coding sequence ATGGCGGGCACAACCACcaccggcggcggcgcggggggaGCGGCGCAGGGGGGCCGCCGGGCGCTGGGGCTGCTGGCGAGCGTGGCGAAGCGGAAGGACGGGTTCGTGCAGCTGCTGCTGATGTCGGGCATCCTCATGATGAGCCTGCGGTCCCTGAGCCAGAAGCACCGCGTCCGCGACCTCGCCAACGACGCCGCCGAGCTCAGCCTCGAGCAGGAGCACATCTCCCACCGCATGCGCGAGCTCCAGGACGAGCTCGACCGCGAGGCCGGCGCCGACCCCTCGGGCGCGTTCGCCTCCCACCTCCGCCGCATCTTCGCCGCCCACCctcccacccccacccccgccgccaccgccaccgccaccgaaGACCACTAG